In one window of Nocardiopsis aegyptia DNA:
- a CDS encoding ribonucleotide-diphosphate reductase subunit beta yields the protein MTTVSENSAGATSGLGEIQRDAERVNVDDKAMINARADVNQLLPLKYTWAWDKYLAGCNNHWMPTEVAMQADIALWKSKDGLTEDERLMLKRNLGFFATAESLVANNIVLAVYRQLTNPECRQYLLRQAFEEAVHTHTFQYICESLGLDEGELFNMYREVPSITAKDAWALKYTQNLEDPEFRTGTPEADQAFLRDLVAFYVIFEGMWFYTGFAQILSLGRRNKMVGIAEQYQYILRDESIHLNFGIDVINQIKIENPHLWSAEFQAEVRTMLTEACELEVAYGRETMPRGVLGLNSELCEKYMHFITDRRAEQIGLAPIFGESENPFPWMSEMMDLQKEKNFFETRVIEYQTGGGLDWD from the coding sequence ATGACCACCGTCTCCGAGAACAGCGCCGGCGCCACGAGCGGCCTCGGCGAGATCCAGCGCGACGCCGAGCGCGTCAACGTCGACGACAAGGCGATGATCAACGCCCGCGCCGACGTCAACCAGCTGCTGCCGCTGAAGTACACCTGGGCGTGGGACAAGTACCTCGCGGGCTGCAACAACCACTGGATGCCCACCGAGGTCGCGATGCAGGCCGACATCGCCCTGTGGAAGTCCAAGGACGGGCTGACCGAGGACGAGCGGCTCATGCTCAAGCGCAACCTCGGGTTCTTCGCCACCGCGGAGTCGCTGGTGGCCAACAACATCGTCCTGGCCGTCTACCGCCAGCTGACCAACCCCGAGTGCCGCCAGTACCTGCTGCGCCAGGCCTTCGAGGAGGCGGTGCACACCCACACCTTCCAGTACATCTGCGAGAGCCTCGGCCTGGACGAGGGCGAGCTCTTCAACATGTACCGCGAGGTGCCCTCGATCACGGCCAAGGACGCCTGGGCGCTGAAGTACACCCAGAACCTGGAGGACCCGGAGTTCCGCACCGGCACGCCCGAGGCCGACCAGGCGTTCCTGCGCGACCTGGTGGCCTTCTACGTCATCTTCGAGGGCATGTGGTTCTACACGGGCTTCGCGCAGATCCTGTCGCTGGGCCGCCGGAACAAGATGGTCGGCATCGCCGAGCAGTACCAGTACATCCTGCGCGACGAGTCGATCCACCTGAACTTCGGCATCGACGTGATCAACCAGATCAAGATCGAGAACCCGCACCTGTGGAGCGCCGAGTTCCAGGCCGAGGTCCGCACGATGCTCACGGAGGCCTGTGAGCTGGAGGTGGCCTACGGCCGCGAGACCATGCCGCGCGGCGTGCTGGGACTCAACTCCGAGCTGTGCGAGAAGTACATGCACTTCATCACCGACCGGCGCGCGGAGCAGATCGGTCTGGCGCCGATCTTCGGGGAGAGCGAGAACCCCTTCCCGTGGATGAGCGAGATGATGGACCTGCAGAAGGAGAAGAACTTCTTCGAGACCCGGGTCATCGAGTACCAGACCGGTGGCGGCCTGGACTGGGACTGA
- a CDS encoding ribonucleoside-diphosphate reductase subunit alpha, translated as MTLDVEAVPVSVRPETATDGAPPAAIDRIEHVVTEACARLSGVSADKVLTEARRGFFPGISDAEVELALVMAARSFVEVDPDYSYVAARLLLDKLRREALTFISGAPDAAGQSEMADRYSAYLAAYVGRGIDLGQLDPALAQFDLDRLGAALRPERDEQFTFLGIQTLYDRYFLHSDEVRYELPQAFFMRVAMGLALNEDDREARAIEFYELLSSFDFMASTPTLFNAGTVRAQLSSCFLTTVGDDLQDIFHGISNNAMLSKYSGGLGNDWTPVRGLGAHIKGTNGKSQGVVPFLKIANDTAVAVNQGGRRKGAVCAYLETWHIDIEEFLDLRKNTGDERRRTHDMNTANWVPDLFMQRVEEGGDWTLFSPNEVPDLHDKYGTEFVEAYTRYEAEAAAGRIKVSKTLPAVELWRRMLTMLFETGHPWITFKDPSNLRSPQQHAGVVHSSNLCTEITLNTSADEVAVCNLGSVNLAQHVGPQGLDAERLRRTVRTAVRMLDNVIDVNFYTIPEARRANMRHRPVGLGLMGFQDALFKLRTPFGSDGAVTFADESMELISYYAIEASAELAAERGSYESFDGSLWSQGILPIDSLRLLAEARGGLLDMDRGETLDWDSLRERVRSTGMRNSNVMAIAPTATIANITGVSQSIEPVYRNLFVKSNMSGDFTVVNPYLVRDLKERGLWDDQMVSDLKMHDGSLGAIDRVPADLKALYATAFEVDPEWLVDAGSRRQKWIDQAQSLNLYMAAPSGRKLDALYRRAWKSGLKTTYYLRSQSATHVEKSTLKGTDGRLNAVSSGPAPSPSPAPSPSPSPSPSPSPSPSPSTASASAPNPAPADTGEDEFEIVDGQACGIDDPECEACQ; from the coding sequence ATGACCCTTGACGTCGAGGCCGTGCCCGTATCCGTTCGGCCCGAGACGGCCACCGACGGCGCGCCCCCCGCCGCCATCGACCGGATCGAGCACGTGGTGACCGAGGCCTGTGCGCGGCTGTCGGGTGTTTCGGCGGACAAGGTCCTCACGGAGGCCCGTCGCGGCTTCTTCCCCGGCATCTCCGACGCCGAGGTCGAGCTGGCACTGGTCATGGCCGCCCGCAGCTTCGTGGAGGTCGACCCCGACTACTCCTACGTGGCCGCGCGCCTGCTGCTGGACAAGCTCCGCCGCGAGGCCCTCACCTTCATCAGCGGCGCCCCCGACGCCGCGGGCCAGTCCGAGATGGCCGACCGCTACTCCGCCTACCTGGCCGCCTACGTCGGCCGCGGCATCGACCTCGGGCAGCTCGACCCCGCGCTGGCACAGTTCGACCTGGACCGCCTGGGCGCGGCGCTGCGTCCCGAGCGCGACGAGCAGTTCACCTTCCTGGGGATCCAGACCCTCTACGACCGCTACTTCCTGCACAGCGACGAGGTCCGCTACGAGCTGCCGCAGGCGTTCTTCATGCGCGTGGCGATGGGCCTGGCGCTCAACGAGGACGACCGCGAGGCCCGCGCGATCGAGTTCTACGAGCTGCTCTCCTCGTTCGACTTCATGGCCTCCACGCCCACCCTGTTCAACGCGGGCACCGTGCGCGCCCAGCTGTCGTCGTGCTTCCTCACCACCGTCGGCGACGACCTCCAGGACATCTTCCACGGCATCAGCAACAACGCGATGCTGTCCAAGTACTCCGGCGGCCTCGGCAACGACTGGACCCCGGTCCGCGGCCTGGGTGCCCACATCAAGGGCACCAACGGCAAGAGCCAGGGCGTCGTGCCGTTCCTGAAGATCGCCAACGACACCGCGGTCGCGGTCAACCAGGGTGGCCGCCGCAAGGGCGCGGTCTGCGCCTACCTGGAGACCTGGCACATCGACATCGAGGAGTTCCTCGACCTCCGCAAGAACACCGGTGACGAGCGCCGCCGCACCCACGACATGAACACCGCGAACTGGGTCCCCGACCTGTTCATGCAGCGGGTCGAGGAGGGCGGCGACTGGACCCTGTTCTCGCCCAACGAGGTGCCCGACCTGCACGACAAGTACGGCACGGAGTTCGTCGAGGCCTACACCCGTTACGAGGCCGAGGCCGCGGCGGGCCGGATCAAGGTGTCCAAGACCCTGCCGGCCGTCGAGCTGTGGCGCCGCATGCTCACCATGCTGTTCGAGACCGGCCACCCGTGGATCACCTTCAAGGACCCCTCGAACCTGCGCTCGCCCCAGCAGCACGCGGGCGTGGTCCACTCCTCCAACCTGTGCACCGAGATCACGCTGAACACCAGCGCCGACGAGGTCGCCGTCTGCAACCTGGGCTCGGTCAACCTGGCCCAGCACGTGGGCCCGCAGGGCCTGGACGCCGAGCGGCTGCGCCGGACCGTGCGCACCGCCGTGCGCATGCTCGACAACGTCATCGACGTGAACTTCTACACGATCCCCGAGGCGCGCCGCGCGAACATGCGCCACCGTCCCGTCGGGCTCGGCCTGATGGGCTTCCAGGACGCGCTGTTCAAGCTGCGCACCCCCTTCGGCTCGGACGGCGCCGTCACGTTCGCCGACGAGAGCATGGAGCTGATCAGCTACTACGCGATCGAGGCCTCCGCGGAGCTGGCCGCCGAGCGCGGCTCCTACGAGTCCTTCGACGGCTCGCTGTGGAGCCAGGGCATCCTGCCGATCGACTCGCTGCGGCTGCTGGCCGAGGCGCGCGGCGGCCTGCTGGACATGGACCGCGGCGAGACCCTGGACTGGGACTCCCTGCGCGAGCGCGTCCGCTCGACCGGCATGCGCAACTCCAACGTGATGGCCATCGCGCCGACCGCGACCATCGCCAACATCACCGGCGTCAGCCAGTCGATCGAGCCCGTCTACCGGAACCTGTTCGTGAAGTCGAACATGTCCGGCGACTTCACGGTGGTCAACCCCTACCTGGTGCGCGACCTCAAGGAGCGCGGGCTCTGGGACGACCAGATGGTCTCCGACCTGAAGATGCACGACGGCAGCCTGGGCGCCATCGACCGCGTTCCCGCCGACCTCAAGGCGCTGTACGCGACCGCGTTCGAGGTCGACCCCGAGTGGCTGGTGGACGCGGGCTCGCGCCGCCAGAAGTGGATCGACCAGGCCCAGTCGCTGAACCTGTACATGGCGGCGCCGAGCGGCCGCAAGCTGGACGCCCTGTACCGGCGGGCCTGGAAGTCCGGGCTCAAGACCACGTACTACCTGCGTTCGCAGAGCGCCACGCACGTGGAGAAGAGCACGCTCAAGGGCACGGACGGCCGCCTGAACGCCGTGTCCTCCGGCCCGGCACCGTCCCCGTCGCCCGCGCCGTCCCCGAGCCCGTCGCCGTCGCCCAGCCCGAGCCCGTCGCCCAGCCCGAGCACGGCTTCCGCATCGGCTCCGAACCCCGCACCCGCCGACACCGGTGAGGACGAGTTCGAGATCGTGGACGGCCAGGCCTGCGGCATCGACGACCCCGAGTGCGAGGCCTGCCAGTAG
- a CDS encoding tetratricopeptide repeat protein, with the protein MAAMRLTHVTTAELDRLEFHAVRSGEHGGVAAQLLDLANRVDAGSEIGRAELFVRAGEQWEIAQEFERACAAYQRAIDDGGSTVIDARALRAGALLHLDEVERAQAQLKRLETEGPHGLSTHIHIAEALYAHDDLEGAERWATAGARGYVGADVTPYVHDLLMELLRIRFRIRTDLGLDEDDLDDWADAD; encoded by the coding sequence ATGGCGGCGATGCGGTTGACGCACGTGACGACGGCGGAGCTCGATCGTCTGGAGTTCCATGCCGTCAGGTCGGGCGAACACGGAGGTGTCGCCGCCCAGCTCCTGGACCTGGCCAACCGGGTCGACGCCGGCAGTGAGATCGGCCGCGCGGAGCTCTTCGTCCGGGCGGGTGAGCAGTGGGAGATCGCGCAGGAGTTCGAGCGCGCCTGCGCCGCCTACCAGCGGGCGATCGACGACGGCGGCTCCACGGTGATCGACGCCCGCGCGCTGCGCGCCGGCGCCCTCCTGCACCTGGACGAGGTGGAGCGCGCGCAGGCCCAGCTCAAGCGCCTGGAGACCGAGGGCCCGCACGGTCTGTCCACCCACATCCACATCGCCGAGGCGCTCTACGCCCACGACGACCTGGAGGGCGCGGAGCGGTGGGCGACCGCGGGCGCCCGCGGGTACGTCGGCGCCGACGTCACCCCCTACGTGCACGATCTGCTGATGGAGCTGCTGCGCATCCGGTTCCGTATCCGCACCGATCTCGGGCTGGACGAGGACGATCTGGACGACTGGGCCGATGCCGACTGA
- a CDS encoding NYN domain-containing protein yields the protein MDRCALFVDAGYLLADGAMAVHGTRNRDSVSWDYSGLVQFLNEVARDRTGLPLLRCYWYEAVADDRRTQEQDGIADIPGIKFRAARIRPGRREGVESYVQRDLTTLARTGVLCDAVLVSGDEDMASVVADVQDLGVRVTVVHISVEGNWTISRQLRRECDDLIEIGAGHLRPHVNLLTGGEASQENASKTTTPFANGRARSAPETPRRPVVAQPGASRVEPATTSSGGLEAMFAGTGGQPAPQGSAMDQLRAMRRSLAQQRGGGDHLAGRGTDPQPSGPIDANGFPSGGQPAMGGGHYQGASASGAPATPNGQGSYPMTGPHGGLGRPEGYTLPGRQAPAGNGQQMGNGQPMTGAQRPYSQGTGPQRSFADGTGPQQSFASGTGPQPSFAADPQTGHAPPQRSAPPPEQRFGPGNDSGFGGGQDANPTYGTSTETDAARRGGPTPGYGVRQPTGPDHDTVRFGTDGYQEPRSSPGYPQQSAPGAHTVDEAVHVAHKEGNDFAESIAREAPALWVEAVLARRPRMPSDLEARLLQGSSLPIDHLLRDEVRDGLRQGFWQALERARP from the coding sequence GTGGACCGCTGCGCGTTGTTCGTCGACGCGGGGTACCTTCTCGCTGACGGCGCGATGGCCGTACACGGAACCCGCAACCGGGACTCCGTCTCCTGGGACTACTCCGGACTCGTCCAGTTCCTCAACGAGGTCGCGCGCGACCGCACGGGCCTGCCCCTGTTGCGCTGCTACTGGTACGAGGCCGTCGCCGACGATCGTCGCACCCAGGAGCAGGACGGTATCGCCGACATCCCCGGCATCAAGTTCCGCGCCGCGCGGATCAGACCCGGACGGCGCGAGGGCGTGGAGAGCTACGTCCAGCGGGACCTCACCACCCTGGCGCGCACCGGTGTCCTCTGCGACGCGGTCCTGGTCAGCGGCGACGAGGACATGGCGTCGGTCGTCGCGGACGTCCAGGACCTCGGCGTACGGGTCACCGTCGTGCACATCTCGGTCGAGGGCAACTGGACGATCTCCCGCCAGCTGCGCCGCGAGTGCGACGACCTCATCGAGATCGGCGCGGGACACCTCCGTCCCCACGTCAACCTCCTCACCGGCGGCGAGGCCTCCCAGGAGAACGCCTCCAAGACCACCACCCCGTTCGCCAACGGCCGCGCCCGCTCGGCACCCGAGACGCCCCGCCGGCCCGTGGTCGCCCAGCCCGGTGCGAGCCGGGTCGAGCCGGCCACCACCTCCAGCGGGGGCCTGGAGGCGATGTTCGCCGGAACCGGCGGGCAGCCCGCGCCCCAGGGCAGCGCCATGGACCAGCTGCGCGCCATGCGCCGGTCCCTCGCGCAGCAGCGCGGCGGCGGCGACCACCTCGCCGGGCGCGGTACCGACCCCCAGCCGTCCGGTCCGATCGACGCCAACGGGTTCCCGTCCGGCGGCCAGCCCGCCATGGGAGGCGGCCACTACCAGGGGGCGTCCGCGAGCGGGGCGCCCGCCACGCCCAACGGCCAGGGGAGCTACCCGATGACGGGTCCCCACGGCGGTCTGGGCCGACCGGAGGGCTACACCCTGCCGGGCAGACAGGCCCCGGCCGGCAACGGGCAACAGATGGGCAACGGGCAACCGATGACCGGCGCCCAGCGCCCCTACTCGCAGGGGACGGGCCCGCAGCGCTCGTTCGCGGACGGGACCGGGCCGCAGCAGTCCTTCGCGTCGGGGACGGGCCCACAGCCCTCCTTCGCCGCCGACCCCCAGACGGGACACGCGCCACCACAGAGAAGCGCGCCACCGCCGGAGCAGCGGTTCGGGCCGGGGAACGACTCCGGTTTCGGAGGTGGGCAGGACGCAAACCCTACCTATGGGACCAGTACGGAAACTGACGCCGCGCGTCGCGGCGGGCCGACACCCGGCTACGGGGTACGGCAGCCTACTGGTCCCGACCACGACACCGTTCGGTTCGGTACCGACGGTTATCAGGAACCGCGTTCAAGTCCTGGATATCCCCAGCAGAGCGCCCCTGGCGCGCATACCGTTGACGAAGCGGTGCATGTCGCGCACAAAGAAGGGAACGACTTCGCGGAGTCGATCGCCCGCGAGGCGCCCGCCCTGTGGGTGGAGGCCGTTCTCGCGCGTAGGCCCCGGATGCCCTCCGATCTGGAGGCGCGTCTGCTCCAGGGGTCCTCGCTTCCGATCGACCACCTGTTGCGCGACGAGGTCCGGGACGGACTGCGCCAGGGGTTCTGGCAGGCACTGGAGCGCGCCAGGCCCTGA
- a CDS encoding sigma-70 family RNA polymerase sigma factor: MTDADGNHTEVLLGDAEIIKRVRGGDTGAYATLYERHAAASRGLARQLLRGDAEVEDAVAEAFTRVLSVIQRGSGPTDSFRPYLLTAVRNAAYDRGRGDKRQVVTDDMESYDSGEPFVDPALEGLERSLIARAFLSLPERWQSVLWHTEIEGIKPAEAAPILGMNANGVAALAYRAREGLRQAYLQMHLAGGAAPEACRPALNLLGAYVRGGLSKRDTAKVDAHMDGCADCREVYAELMDVNVGLRGIVLPIFVGAAAAGYLATTPGGAATGALWGRMSRRQQQVSAGTAAAAGMAVAIALALVGGQEPLQEEESAPAAAPPGHAAPPDDPPPGAPADPPGVPADPPPGAPPAADPADPPEAADPPSVLSAVLPPADIPEEEMPLEEAPGPLFAAGIDPVGALVPGEDGIMVLDVRNIGAATVEDVIALITLPPGVSMIADGGAGAAVPTTVGNGDWSCAAEADGGRCVHAGMEAGEDGTQFFDVRVAPGADLGVPAEVTVSSGDVSSTATGERGVSAQGVAARYATAGRVRTETVGNSLMTCVEPESPHWPWPWPWWDSPGAPGAEPEEPPEVPGLGGPDEAGAPDGAPGGDGTPAGGAGDGGDLRRAPADPGGPLGLGQEDTPETSGESDPPGADVTPQAPGHESDNDVPGAPPAHGAPSAPESDGAEAPGGEGYSEPSPAPAPPVPAPTPEAEEGGTDGPCAQARAREGDRRDNDHWEMTALDRDWDPTTTSSSSAIWQLPEGGSVRWAGLYFSGGGAPEPATARIKGPGMASYTEVAAADTRVADLPGYPAYQAFADVTDLVRAQGGGEWWVADAPAREGRAVYAGWSLVVVMEDPEVGSYNQAMVLDETGAVFQDPAGLGFPVSGLLPASVPAVVDVIAWEGDDELHGDMVTVDGRVLVPQGGYRTGDNAFVGSARGAVGDPMSFGTDVLRTGPVLGRESELRVVSDGDAVLVGVAVVTAPMRT, encoded by the coding sequence GTGACCGACGCCGACGGCAATCACACAGAGGTTCTCCTTGGTGACGCCGAGATCATCAAGCGGGTCCGCGGCGGTGATACCGGTGCCTACGCCACGCTCTACGAGCGCCACGCGGCCGCCTCGCGCGGACTCGCCCGGCAGCTGCTCCGCGGTGACGCGGAGGTCGAGGACGCGGTCGCCGAGGCGTTCACCCGCGTCCTGAGCGTCATCCAGCGCGGCTCCGGCCCCACGGACTCCTTCCGCCCCTACCTGCTCACCGCCGTGCGCAACGCCGCCTACGACCGCGGCCGAGGGGACAAGCGCCAGGTCGTCACGGACGACATGGAGAGCTACGACTCCGGCGAGCCGTTCGTGGACCCCGCCCTGGAGGGCCTCGAACGCTCCCTCATCGCGCGCGCCTTCCTCTCCCTCCCCGAGCGCTGGCAGTCCGTGCTCTGGCACACCGAGATCGAGGGGATCAAACCGGCCGAGGCCGCGCCCATCCTCGGGATGAACGCCAACGGCGTGGCCGCGCTGGCCTACCGCGCCAGGGAGGGGCTCCGCCAGGCCTACCTCCAGATGCACCTGGCGGGCGGGGCCGCGCCCGAGGCGTGCCGGCCCGCGCTCAACCTGCTCGGCGCCTACGTCCGCGGCGGCCTGTCCAAGCGCGACACCGCCAAGGTCGACGCCCACATGGACGGCTGTGCGGACTGCCGCGAGGTGTACGCGGAACTGATGGACGTCAACGTCGGGCTGCGCGGGATCGTTCTGCCGATCTTCGTCGGCGCGGCCGCCGCGGGCTACCTGGCGACCACGCCCGGCGGCGCGGCCACCGGGGCGCTGTGGGGCCGCATGTCCCGGCGCCAGCAGCAGGTGTCGGCCGGGACGGCGGCCGCCGCGGGCATGGCGGTCGCCATCGCCCTCGCCCTGGTCGGCGGCCAGGAGCCGCTCCAGGAGGAGGAGAGCGCGCCCGCCGCGGCACCGCCCGGACACGCCGCTCCGCCCGACGATCCGCCGCCCGGCGCCCCCGCCGACCCGCCCGGGGTTCCCGCGGACCCGCCGCCCGGCGCGCCCCCGGCCGCCGACCCGGCGGACCCGCCGGAGGCCGCCGACCCGCCGTCCGTCCTGAGCGCGGTCCTGCCCCCGGCCGACATCCCCGAGGAGGAGATGCCGCTGGAGGAGGCGCCCGGCCCCCTCTTCGCGGCGGGGATCGACCCGGTGGGCGCGCTGGTCCCGGGCGAGGACGGGATCATGGTCCTGGACGTGCGCAACATCGGCGCGGCCACGGTCGAGGACGTCATCGCCCTCATCACCCTGCCACCGGGGGTCTCGATGATCGCCGACGGCGGGGCCGGGGCGGCGGTGCCCACCACCGTGGGCAACGGCGACTGGAGCTGCGCCGCCGAAGCGGACGGCGGTCGCTGCGTGCACGCGGGCATGGAGGCGGGCGAGGACGGGACCCAGTTCTTCGACGTGCGGGTGGCCCCCGGCGCCGACCTCGGCGTCCCGGCCGAGGTGACCGTCTCCTCCGGGGACGTCTCCTCCACGGCGACGGGCGAGCGGGGCGTGAGCGCGCAGGGCGTGGCGGCGCGCTACGCCACGGCGGGCCGGGTCCGGACCGAGACCGTCGGCAACTCGCTGATGACGTGTGTGGAGCCGGAGTCCCCACACTGGCCCTGGCCCTGGCCCTGGTGGGACAGCCCCGGCGCCCCGGGCGCCGAGCCGGAGGAGCCCCCGGAGGTACCCGGGCTCGGCGGTCCCGACGAGGCGGGGGCCCCGGACGGTGCTCCCGGCGGCGACGGGACCCCCGCAGGCGGAGCCGGAGACGGCGGCGACCTGCGCAGGGCCCCCGCGGACCCCGGCGGCCCCCTCGGCCTGGGGCAGGAGGACACCCCTGAGACGTCTGGGGAAAGCGATCCTCCCGGTGCGGACGTGACCCCGCAGGCGCCGGGTCACGAATCGGACAACGATGTGCCCGGGGCGCCTCCCGCACACGGCGCCCCCTCCGCTCCCGAGAGTGACGGTGCGGAGGCGCCCGGGGGCGAGGGCTACTCCGAGCCCTCTCCGGCCCCCGCCCCTCCGGTCCCCGCCCCCACGCCGGAGGCCGAGGAGGGCGGCACGGACGGCCCCTGCGCCCAGGCCCGGGCCCGGGAGGGCGACCGCCGCGACAACGACCACTGGGAGATGACCGCGCTGGACCGCGACTGGGACCCCACGACCACCTCGTCCAGCTCCGCGATCTGGCAGCTGCCCGAGGGCGGGTCCGTCCGCTGGGCGGGGCTGTACTTCTCCGGCGGCGGCGCGCCCGAGCCGGCCACCGCTCGGATCAAGGGCCCCGGCATGGCCTCCTACACCGAGGTCGCCGCCGCCGACACCCGCGTCGCCGACCTGCCCGGATACCCCGCCTACCAGGCCTTCGCCGACGTCACGGACCTCGTGCGGGCCCAGGGCGGCGGCGAGTGGTGGGTGGCCGACGCCCCCGCGCGGGAGGGCCGCGCGGTCTACGCCGGATGGAGCCTGGTGGTCGTGATGGAGGACCCGGAGGTCGGCTCGTACAACCAGGCCATGGTCCTGGACGAGACCGGCGCGGTCTTCCAGGATCCGGCCGGGCTCGGCTTCCCCGTCTCGGGTCTGCTGCCCGCGTCGGTGCCGGCCGTGGTCGACGTGATCGCCTGGGAGGGCGACGACGAACTCCACGGTGACATGGTGACCGTGGACGGGCGGGTGCTCGTCCCGCAGGGCGGCTACAGGACCGGCGACAACGCGTTCGTCGGTTCGGCGCGCGGCGCGGTCGGCGACCCGATGTCCTTCGGGACCGACGTGCTCCGCACCGGACCCGTACTCGGACGCGAGTCGGAGCTGCGCGTGGTCTCGGACGGGGACGCCGTCCTGGTCGGTGTCGCGGTGGTGACGGCGCCGATGCGGACCTGA
- a CDS encoding GNAT family N-acetyltransferase — protein MISDHFPPMGLRVRTPRLELRLPSMADLARLGDVAAQGIHAPEQMPFAEPWTDQPPAKVALSVIQYNLGRLAAWTPADWNLNLVVVYEGAVAGVQDVGAKDFAVRRQVGTGSWLGRSFQGRGIGTEMRAAVLHLAFEGLGAGSAVTEAHEGNEASHGVSRRLGYRPNGVDVVAVRGEPVRQQRYRMSREDWECHRTVPVTVSGLEPCLPFFGLGESEV, from the coding sequence ATGATCAGTGACCACTTTCCGCCCATGGGGCTGCGCGTGCGCACACCGCGCCTCGAACTCCGGCTGCCGTCGATGGCGGACCTGGCCAGGCTGGGGGACGTCGCGGCGCAGGGGATCCACGCCCCGGAACAGATGCCGTTCGCGGAGCCGTGGACGGACCAGCCGCCCGCGAAGGTGGCGCTGTCGGTCATCCAGTACAACCTGGGCAGGCTGGCCGCGTGGACGCCGGCGGACTGGAACCTGAACCTCGTCGTCGTGTACGAGGGCGCCGTGGCCGGCGTCCAGGACGTGGGGGCGAAGGACTTCGCGGTCCGGCGGCAGGTGGGGACGGGCTCGTGGCTCGGCCGGTCGTTCCAGGGCCGGGGCATCGGCACGGAGATGCGGGCGGCCGTGCTCCACCTGGCGTTCGAGGGGCTGGGCGCGGGGAGCGCGGTGACGGAGGCACACGAGGGCAACGAGGCCTCCCACGGGGTGTCGCGGCGCCTCGGCTACCGGCCCAACGGCGTCGACGTGGTCGCGGTCCGGGGCGAGCCCGTGCGGCAGCAGCGCTACCGGATGAGCCGTGAGGACTGGGAGTGCCACCGGACGGTCCCGGTCACGGTGAGCGGCCTGGAGCCGTGCCTGCCGTTCTTCGGCCTCGGCGAGTCCGAGGTCTGA
- the cutA gene encoding divalent-cation tolerance protein CutA, whose amino-acid sequence MPQSADTVRVETTVDGREAAERLAASVVEHRLAACAQVGGPIRSFYRWEGAVQADEEWTVVIKTAAARLPDLTAHLVDIHPYDVPEIVAVPVTGGNPAYLDWVREETAGTA is encoded by the coding sequence ATGCCGCAGTCCGCGGACACCGTCCGGGTCGAGACCACCGTCGACGGCCGGGAGGCGGCGGAACGGTTGGCGGCCTCGGTGGTCGAGCACCGGCTGGCGGCCTGCGCCCAGGTGGGCGGTCCGATCCGGAGCTTCTACCGGTGGGAGGGCGCGGTCCAGGCGGACGAGGAGTGGACCGTGGTGATCAAGACCGCCGCCGCGCGCCTGCCCGACCTCACCGCGCACCTGGTGGACATCCACCCCTACGACGTGCCCGAGATCGTCGCCGTGCCGGTCACCGGCGGCAACCCCGCGTACCTGGACTGGGTGCGCGAGGAGACGGCGGGGACCGCGTGA
- the pyrE gene encoding orotate phosphoribosyltransferase, with amino-acid sequence MSERDELLRHINDKAVVRGKVTLSSGIEADYYVDLRRVTLDGEAAPLVGSVMLDNVEDLDFDAVGGLTLGADPVATAMVHAAHARGRRLDAFVVRKAGKAHGLQRRIEGPDVEGRRVLALEDTSTTGNSVLTAVEALREAGAEVVATALILDRGARERVTQEGLEYRSVYDVSDLDL; translated from the coding sequence ATGAGCGAACGTGATGAACTCCTGCGACACATCAACGATAAGGCGGTCGTGCGCGGGAAGGTGACCCTGTCCTCCGGCATCGAGGCCGACTACTACGTCGACCTGCGCCGGGTGACCCTGGACGGGGAGGCCGCGCCGCTGGTCGGCTCGGTCATGCTGGACAACGTCGAGGACCTGGACTTCGACGCCGTCGGCGGGCTGACCCTGGGCGCCGACCCGGTGGCGACCGCGATGGTGCACGCCGCGCACGCGCGCGGACGCAGGCTCGACGCGTTCGTGGTGCGCAAGGCGGGCAAGGCGCACGGGCTCCAGCGGCGGATCGAGGGACCCGACGTCGAGGGGCGGCGCGTTCTGGCTCTGGAGGACACCTCGACCACGGGCAACTCGGTGCTCACCGCGGTGGAGGCGCTGCGCGAGGCGGGCGCCGAGGTGGTCGCGACCGCGCTGATCCTGGACCGGGGCGCGCGCGAGCGGGTCACCCAGGAGGGGCTGGAGTACCGGTCGGTGTACGACGTCTCCGACCTCGACCTCTGA
- a CDS encoding RodZ domain-containing protein, which translates to MAIVGAVVLLVALVALGGYFLYRSLPGTGTSVSANASEASSAGEDERDMGALYIRVIGESSNVFVRVPGGDVLHDQVIRQGGSINFADAGEGLEVTIDDPGAVEVFVNGEQRDVSDQDAGYSFTISGDG; encoded by the coding sequence ATGGCCATCGTCGGGGCCGTCGTGCTCCTCGTGGCGCTGGTCGCCCTCGGCGGGTACTTCTTGTACCGCTCCCTCCCGGGCACCGGGACCAGCGTGAGCGCCAACGCCTCCGAAGCCTCGTCCGCGGGCGAGGACGAGAGGGACATGGGAGCGCTCTACATCCGCGTGATCGGGGAGTCGAGCAACGTGTTCGTACGCGTCCCCGGCGGAGACGTCCTGCACGACCAGGTGATACGGCAGGGCGGCTCGATCAACTTCGCCGACGCGGGCGAAGGGCTCGAGGTGACCATCGACGACCCCGGCGCCGTCGAGGTGTTCGTCAACGGCGAGCAGCGCGACGTGTCCGACCAGGACGCCGGCTACAGCTTCACCATCAGCGGCGACGGCTGA